In one Rutidosis leptorrhynchoides isolate AG116_Rl617_1_P2 chromosome 8, CSIRO_AGI_Rlap_v1, whole genome shotgun sequence genomic region, the following are encoded:
- the LOC139861115 gene encoding protein WUSCHEL-like — MKNMELQQQGDHVQEFGNNKNSGNYATCRQTSTRWTPTSDQIRILKELYYNNGIRSPTADQIQRIAAQLRQYGKIEGKNVFYWFQNHKARERQKKRFNPAVPPPPPSHFSDHINHHPPTATAMQIPPYLHHYHHQEPPQHVYGHQHKLYTTHHIGVGSSSSQGVMSVGCGYGSVAMEKSFRECSISPPGENRGAGGMVRNIGSRSRMGVDSCSFFGAFKTSAAYHCEEEDDDEGDQTSIETLPLFPVHGGTHHDFFGMKTTSLSSEHNNNNGGGGGYYTGGNWYRSEGRASLELSLNSYGYYN; from the exons ATGAAAAACATGGAACTTCAACAACAAGGTGATCATGTTCAAGAATTTGGTAATAACAAAAACAGTGGCAATTATGCAACATGCAGGCAAACTAGTACAAGGTGGACTCCCACTAGTGATCAAATCAGAATTCTGAAAGAACTTTATTATAACAATGGGATCAGATCACCAACTGCTGATCAGATCCAAAGAATTGCTGCTCAACTCAGACAGTACGGTAAGATTGAAGGCAAGAATGTGTTTTATTGGTTTCAGAACCATAAGGCTCGTGAAAGGCAGAAAAAAAGATTCAATCCTGctgttccaccaccaccaccatctcaTTTCTCCGATCACATCAACCACCATCCACCCACCGCTACCGCCATGCAAATTCCGCCTTATCTTCACCACTACCACCATCAAGAACCACCACAGCATGTCTATGGTCACCAGCACAAACTCTACACCACACATCACATAG GTGTTGGTTCATCTTCTTCACAAGGAGTGATGTCTGTTGGATGTGGCTATGGATCTGTTGCCATGGAGAAGAGTTTCagg GAGTGTTCGATATCACCCCCGGGAGAAAATAGAGGAGCTGGAGGAATGGTTCGAAATATTGGATCAAGATCACGAATGGGTGTGGATTCATGTTCTTTCTTTGGAGCATTCAAGACATCAGCAGCATATCattgtgaagaagaagatgatgatgagggAGATCAGACTTCAATCGAAACTCTTCCATTATTTCCGGTTCACGGTGGGACCCACCATGACTTCTTTGGGATGAAGACAACAAGTTTGTCGTCGGAGCATAACAACAACAACGGAGGAGGAGGAGGTTATTACACCGGAGGAAATTGGTATCGCTCTGAAGGCCGGGCTTCTCTTGAGCTCAGTCTCAATTCGTATGGATATTATAATTAA